GACCTGCTTTCTGTTGCACTGTCCCTTGGATCACTCCAGCCGGTCGTTAACCGGCACCGTCATTTCGTGGAGCCCGGACTTTCCTCGCCGTGGAAGTTACCCGCCACGCCGCGGCCGCCCGGCCCTCTGGCATGGCGGCCTTAGACGGGTTTTGCCGCCCCGTCATCCCGCTTATTCATCGCCCCTGGGCTTGGGCAGCAGCAGAGCGAGCAGGATGGCGCGACATTCGCCATCGATCACGCCATCGATCCGCTCCGGCCGAAAGCGGCGCTGGAACGCAACCACCGCAGGTTGCGGTTCGGCGATGTCGTAGCCGAACCGTTCCAACGCCAGCATGAAACCGCTGTCCGTCCAATGCGGGTCCATCAGATTCTTCGTCGGCCGTGGCAGCGCCAGGCGCAGGCGCGCCAACTGGCCCCAGGGGAAAAGCTCGCCCGGATCCTGCTTGCGCGCAGGCGCGATGTCGCTGTGGCCGACGATGTTGCCGCGCGTGATCCTGTGCCGCTGGACGATGGCATGGACGAGTGGGATCAGCGATCCCATCTGCGTTTCGGGGAAAGGCCGATAACCCCATTCATGGCCGGGGTTGACGATCTCTATGCCGATGCTGGCGGAATTGATGTCATCGACGCCGCGCCAGTGCGATCGCCCGGCATGCCAGGCGCGATTGGCTTCATCGACCATGCGGATGACCTGCCCGTCTTCCGTGACGACATAATGGGCGGACACTTTCGATTCCGGATTGGCGAGCCAGTTGATGGCGCTCGCCGCGTCGGGCATGCCGGTATAATGCAGCACCAGCATCGTGATGGGCAGGCTGCGGTCGTCGAAATTGGGCGACGGCGTGTCGATCATCGGCATGTCTGTCATCGGGAAAGGCCAGTCACTTGCAGCGGCTCGATCATCGCACCCTTCCGGATCGCCCCTCTGGCGACCTGGAGATGACAATGGCCGAGACGGGCGCAGCAATCAAGCAGGGTTAATGCGCATGAAGCCGCTTCACCCCGCGCGACGCATCGGCTGCCCCGCGCGATCGGGCAAGACAGCCTTGGGCGCATAGCCGCCGCGAAAATCGGCATGCGGGACGAAGGCGTCGCCCTGCCCGATCACCGTTTCCCCTGCACCCAATAGAAGGACCGAGTTCGCATGACTATGGCGGGCCAACAGGCCAAGCACATCCTTGCGTCGTTCGGGCGTGAAATAGAGCAGGACGTTGCGGCACAGCAGCAGATCATAGGCGCCCGACGGCGCGCGTGACTCGAACAGGTTGTCGCGACGAAAATCGATCATCCGGCGCAGGTCGGGGCTGGCGCGCCAATCCTCGCCATGGGGTTCGAACCATTTGATGAGATCGCCCACCGGCAAACCGCGCTGCACGTCCATCTGGGAAAAGATGCCGGCGCGCGCCTGCTCGATCGCCGATGTAGAAATGTCCGTGGCCACTATTTCGATGCGCCAGCCCTGCCACCGGGCCGCGTCGTTCCGCAGGCGGATGGCGATCGAATAGGCTTCCTGCCCCGTCGAACAGCCCGCACTCCATATGCGCAGTATGCGATCCTGCCGATCTTCCTGGATCCGCGGCAATATCTGGCGATGGATCAGGTCGAAAATCTGAAGATCGCGGAAAAAACTGCTTTCATTGTTGAGCAGCGCGTTGACGACCTCCTCATCCAGTCGCGGGTCGCGCTTGCGCAGCAGACGGGCGGCCAGTTCATCCATGTCTCGCAGGCCATGCGCGCGAAGAATAGGGCGCAGCGCGGTTTCCATCCGCCAGGCGCGCGCTTCCGACAGAACCTGCCCCGTCCGTGCTTCCAAAAGCCCTGCCAGAACGCGAGCAGCCCCTTCGAAATTGTTCGTTCCGGCGGCGTGAAGCGACATCAAGCGGCGACCTTGCCACGGCGCGCAACGAAATTCATGATCGCGAGCGGTTCCATGACGGCGCAGGTCAGTCCAGCCCCGACCACCGATCCCGGCATCCCCCAAACGACGCTGCTTGCTTCATCCTGCGCGACCACCCATCCGCCCGCCGCCACGATGTCACGCGCGCCGATCGTGCCGTCGCGCCCCATGCCGGTCAGGACGATGCCCGCAGCGCCAGGGCCGTACACATCCGCCATGCTGGCGAACATAGGATCGACCCCCGGCAGGTTGCCGGCAGGCGTGCGTTCGGGATTGAGCAGGATCATGACCCGGCCGTGCAAGCCGCGACGCAATTGGATATTGGCGTCGCCGGGCGCGACATAGACGGTGTCTGCGACGAGCGTGTCACCGGTCTCCGCAACCTTCACGCGCAAACTGGTCATGCGCGACAATTGCTGCGCGAAATAGACGGTGAAGCTCGCGGGTAGATGCTGGGTCAGCAGCACCGGCACGCCCAAAGGCGCGGCCAGGCCCTCGAACAACTGGCCCAGTGCGTGGATGCCGCCGGTCGACGCACCGATGCCGATGCAGGCAAGGGGAGAGTCCGCCAAATGGGGCGTTGCCGCAGACGCCAGGTGCGACGGAGGTGACGCCGAAGGCTGATCGAAGAACAGCCGGTTCAGTCGATCGATCAAAGCCTGCGGAAATTGTTCGCCGAAGCTCCCGCTGCCCGGCTTGGACACGATATCGCTGGCGCCCAGGGCCAGCGCTTCCACCGCCGCCGAGCTGCCTTCCTCGCACTTGCCGGACAGGATAGCGACCTTGACGGCGGGATTGGCGCGCAGGATTTGCGGTAGAGCCGCCAAACCGCTCTGTCCCGGCAGTTCGATATCGAGCAGGATCAGATCCACCACATTGTCGGCCAGATAGCTTAGCGCATGTTCCGCGCTGCTGGTCTTATGGATGACATTATAGGCGGGATCGGCATTAAGGATGCGTTCGATCACCGTCCGCACGACCACCGAATCATCGACGACCAGCGTACGAATGACTCGCCCTCCGTCGCTGTGGTTGGTCATCATCGGCACAATCGCGGTCATCACGGGGCTT
This window of the Sphingobium sp. CR2-8 genome carries:
- a CDS encoding N-acetylmuramoyl-L-alanine amidase, translated to MTDMPMIDTPSPNFDDRSLPITMLVLHYTGMPDAASAINWLANPESKVSAHYVVTEDGQVIRMVDEANRAWHAGRSHWRGVDDINSASIGIEIVNPGHEWGYRPFPETQMGSLIPLVHAIVQRHRITRGNIVGHSDIAPARKQDPGELFPWGQLARLRLALPRPTKNLMDPHWTDSGFMLALERFGYDIAEPQPAVVAFQRRFRPERIDGVIDGECRAILLALLLPKPRGDE
- a CDS encoding CheR family methyltransferase; its protein translation is MSLHAAGTNNFEGAARVLAGLLEARTGQVLSEARAWRMETALRPILRAHGLRDMDELAARLLRKRDPRLDEEVVNALLNNESSFFRDLQIFDLIHRQILPRIQEDRQDRILRIWSAGCSTGQEAYSIAIRLRNDAARWQGWRIEIVATDISTSAIEQARAGIFSQMDVQRGLPVGDLIKWFEPHGEDWRASPDLRRMIDFRRDNLFESRAPSGAYDLLLCRNVLLYFTPERRKDVLGLLARHSHANSVLLLGAGETVIGQGDAFVPHADFRGGYAPKAVLPDRAGQPMRRAG
- a CDS encoding chemotaxis protein CheB, which produces MTAIVPMMTNHSDGGRVIRTLVVDDSVVVRTVIERILNADPAYNVIHKTSSAEHALSYLADNVVDLILLDIELPGQSGLAALPQILRANPAVKVAILSGKCEEGSSAAVEALALGASDIVSKPGSGSFGEQFPQALIDRLNRLFFDQPSASPPSHLASAATPHLADSPLACIGIGASTGGIHALGQLFEGLAAPLGVPVLLTQHLPASFTVYFAQQLSRMTSLRVKVAETGDTLVADTVYVAPGDANIQLRRGLHGRVMILLNPERTPAGNLPGVDPMFASMADVYGPGAAGIVLTGMGRDGTIGARDIVAAGGWVVAQDEASSVVWGMPGSVVGAGLTCAVMEPLAIMNFVARRGKVAA